A genomic stretch from Deltaproteobacteria bacterium includes:
- a CDS encoding aminotransferase class IV has protein sequence MKIFVNGKIVDPSEAKISVFDRSYLFGEGLFETLRSYNGALPFLDRHLARLEWSATFLGLPFPHPQKIKKGTEELLRENKLANARIKIILSGINEGIKPQLLTPNTAVNLLILMEKFVPLPETDYETGVGLSVIHSVRNEPPPVSNIKTTSYACKMIARSEFMERDSFDGILLDANGAVAETTSANLFWARNETVFTPPTSIGLLGGITRQIVMEILKEQNVPLKEQLVQPAELHGASEVFLTGSTLEVLPVIKIDDCIIGNGKPGLITQKIRSGYKHRVKREIAG, from the coding sequence ATGAAAATTTTTGTTAATGGAAAAATCGTTGACCCATCGGAGGCTAAAATCTCCGTCTTCGACCGCAGTTACCTCTTCGGTGAGGGGCTTTTTGAGACCTTGCGTTCTTACAACGGGGCTCTCCCTTTTTTGGACAGACATCTGGCGCGCCTGGAATGGTCCGCCACTTTTCTTGGTCTGCCGTTTCCCCACCCGCAGAAGATTAAAAAAGGGACCGAGGAACTTCTGCGGGAAAACAAACTCGCCAATGCGCGAATCAAGATCATCCTTTCGGGAATCAACGAAGGGATCAAACCGCAACTGCTCACCCCCAACACGGCGGTCAATCTGCTGATTTTGATGGAAAAATTCGTCCCCCTGCCGGAGACCGATTATGAAACAGGGGTCGGCCTTTCCGTGATTCATTCCGTCCGCAATGAGCCCCCTCCCGTCTCCAACATCAAGACAACGAGCTATGCCTGCAAGATGATCGCCCGGAGCGAGTTCATGGAGCGTGATTCCTTTGACGGCATTTTGCTCGACGCAAACGGCGCCGTAGCCGAGACGACTTCAGCAAATCTCTTTTGGGCGCGGAACGAAACCGTTTTCACCCCTCCAACGAGCATCGGGCTTTTGGGAGGAATCACACGGCAGATTGTGATGGAAATTCTGAAGGAACAAAACGTCCCCCTCAAGGAACAGCTCGTTCAACCCGCCGAGCTTCACGGCGCGAGCGAGGTTTTTTTGACCGGATCGACGCTGGAGGTTCTGCCCGTGATCAAAATCGACGATTGCATCATTGGCAACGGCAAACCGGGGCTGATAACGCAAAAAATCCGCAGTGGATACAAACACCGCGTTAAGAGAGAGATAGCAGGTTGA